A single region of the Candidatus Eisenbacteria bacterium genome encodes:
- a CDS encoding HPF/RaiA family ribosome-associated protein, protein MQAPLEITFRNMPPSPAIESAIRDKAEKLEGFYDRITSARVVVETPHRQHRKGKLFHVRIDLRVPGQELVVSREPPAHHAHEDVYVAIRDAFDGAKRQLEDYARKMRGALKTHEGPPEGRVAQLHAGDGYGFIETPDGREVYFHRHSVVDGDFDRLRVGDHVRYNEEAGENGPQASTVHLTGVPFTSKKRRS, encoded by the coding sequence ATGCAAGCTCCCCTCGAGATCACCTTCCGCAACATGCCGCCCTCCCCTGCCATCGAGTCCGCCATCCGCGACAAGGCCGAGAAGCTGGAGGGGTTCTACGATCGTATCACCAGCGCGCGCGTCGTCGTCGAGACGCCGCATCGGCAGCATCGCAAGGGGAAGCTGTTCCACGTCCGCATCGACCTGCGGGTCCCCGGGCAGGAGCTCGTCGTGAGCCGCGAACCCCCCGCACACCATGCACACGAGGACGTGTACGTCGCGATACGAGACGCCTTCGACGGCGCCAAGCGCCAGCTCGAAGACTACGCGCGCAAGATGCGTGGCGCCCTCAAGACGCACGAGGGGCCACCCGAGGGCCGGGTCGCGCAGCTCCATGCCGGCGACGGCTATGGCTTCATCGAGACCCCGGACGGGCGCGAGGTCTACTTCCATCGGCACAGCGTCGTCGACGGCGACTTCGATCGGCTCCGTGTCGGCGATCATGTTCGTTACAACGAGGAGGCGGGGGAGAACGGCCCGCAGGCGAGCACGGTGCACCTGACGGGTGTCCCGTTCACCAGCAAGAAGCGGCGGAGCTGA
- a CDS encoding zinc-dependent alcohol dehydrogenase family protein translates to MRAAVLEALEKPFVVRDVPTPPLLPNGVILRVEANGICRSDWHIWKGDWSWVGVVPQLPAVIGHEFVGVVEEVGADVTRWHKGDRVIVPFSGGEGTCEWCRNGHHNMCDTPILPGLAFGGGYGRYSSVPYADVNLVRLPESVGFVEAASMGCRFMTSFHGIVDQAQVHPGEWVAVHGCGGIGLSGVQIAAALGARVIAVDVADDKLAFAKELGAEATVNAAKDDVASAIATLTGGGAHVSIDALGIATTCLNSILCLRKRGRHLQIGLTTQAEKGMIALPIDVMVFKELQIIASFGMQAPHFAAMLAMVEGKKLDPGKLVSRTVGLEDVTSVVESMGSYGTSGVTVIARY, encoded by the coding sequence ATGCGCGCCGCCGTACTCGAAGCCCTCGAAAAGCCCTTCGTCGTTCGCGACGTCCCCACCCCACCGCTGCTGCCGAACGGCGTGATTCTTCGCGTCGAGGCGAACGGGATCTGCCGGAGCGACTGGCACATCTGGAAGGGGGACTGGTCGTGGGTCGGCGTGGTGCCCCAGCTACCGGCGGTGATCGGCCACGAATTCGTCGGCGTGGTCGAGGAAGTCGGGGCCGACGTGACGCGCTGGCACAAGGGCGACCGCGTGATCGTGCCGTTCAGCGGCGGCGAGGGCACGTGCGAGTGGTGTCGCAACGGACACCACAACATGTGCGACACGCCGATCCTGCCGGGCCTCGCGTTCGGCGGCGGCTACGGCCGCTACTCGTCGGTCCCGTACGCCGACGTGAACCTCGTCCGCCTGCCCGAGAGCGTCGGCTTCGTCGAGGCCGCCAGCATGGGCTGCCGCTTCATGACCTCGTTCCACGGCATCGTCGACCAGGCACAGGTGCACCCCGGCGAGTGGGTCGCGGTGCACGGGTGCGGCGGTATCGGGCTCTCGGGCGTCCAGATCGCGGCGGCGCTCGGCGCACGCGTCATCGCGGTCGACGTCGCCGACGACAAGCTCGCCTTCGCGAAGGAGCTGGGCGCCGAAGCGACCGTCAACGCCGCGAAGGACGACGTCGCCAGCGCGATCGCGACCCTCACCGGCGGCGGCGCGCACGTCTCGATCGACGCGCTCGGCATCGCCACCACCTGCCTCAACTCGATCCTCTGTCTGCGCAAGCGCGGCCGCCACCTGCAGATCGGTCTCACGACCCAGGCCGAGAAGGGCATGATCGCCCTCCCGATCGACGTGATGGTCTTCAAGGAGCTCCAGATCATCGCCTCCTTCGGAATGCAGGCGCCACACTTCGCGGCGATGCTGGCGATGGTCGAGGGAAAGAAGCTCGATCCGGGCAAGCTCGTGTCGCGCACGGTGGGTCTCGAAGACGTGACCAGCGTCGTCGAATCGATGGGCTCGTACGGCACGAGCGGCGTGACCGTGATCGCGCGGTACTGA